The genomic window ATCGCCCACAGGCTCGGCCCGGCAACGGCTGCCCCCGCCTCCGGTGGAGTCCAGAGCCCCGGAACCCAGAGCACCTGCCCTTCCGCGTCCGTCACCACCGGCTGGAGATCTCGACGCTCGGCGGGCACGCGAAGGTCCACGAAGACGTCCTGGAGCTTTCGCGAACCGCGAGGCCCTCGGATCCGATCCCCTGGATTTCGCGTCCGCACGGTGAGCGGCCAGCGGGTCTGCGCCGGCAGGGCCAGGTGAAGCGCACCCGGCGTGGCCTGTGAGCCACCCAAGCGGAAGCTCCACCCCGTTCCTTCCAGCACGCCCGTGGTGCCCTCTCCTTCCAAGGAGAGCGAGCCGCGCACGGCGGCGCGCGGGCGGACACAGCGCACGAGCCCACCTGAAGACCGGAGCTGGAGCCCGCGGCTCAAGGTGGCGGAGCCTCCGCGCTCCACCGCTTCGCTCGCCCGTCGGAGGGTCGCGTCATCCACGGCGACGCCCTCCTGGACGAGCAGGCGCGCGAGCACGCGCCGTCGCAGCGGAGGCTCGAGCGCGCGGAGCCCCACCGCGTCCAGCGCCCCTCCTTCGAGCAGCAGCCGCTGCCAGGCGCTCTCCGCCATGCCGTCCAGCAGGGCCTCGTCCTCGGCCGCCAGTCGGGCGAAGGAGGCCAGGCGCTCCACCACCGGGAAGCCCGCCGCCCGAGTGAGCGTCGGGAGCACCTCCTGACGGATGCGCGTCCGGAAGAGGCGGACATCGGCATTCATCGGATCCGTCACGAAGCCCGTGCCCTGCTCCTGGAGGAAGGCCTCGATCTGCTCGCGCGTGAGCTCCAGCAGCGGGCGGACGAACGTGCCCCGCCTCGGCAGGATGCCCGCCGCGCCTCGCAGGGCGGTGCCTCGGGCCAGCCGCATCAGCAGCGTCTCCGCCTGATCATTCGCCGTGTGCGCGGTGGCCACCGCCATCAGCCCACGCTCGGAGCGGAGCTCCTCCAGCGCCTCGTACCGCGCCTGACGCGCACGCACCTCCATGCTCGTGCCGGGTCGCAGGTGGAGCTGGCGCACATGGCACGGGAGCGAGTGGAGGGCCGCCAGCCGCTCGACCGCTCGCACCTCGTCCGCCGCCTCGGGGCGCAGCCCGTGGTCCAGCGTGGCCACCTCCACCGAGAGCCCCAGCTGCGCTCGCACGAGCGCCGTGCCCACCAGCAGTGCGCTCGAGTCCGCGCCCCCCGAGACAGCCAGCAGCACCGAGCGGCCTGCCAGCCCGAAGTGCCGGTAGGCCGCCACGAGTGTCGAGGTGATCAAGTGTGTCGTGAGCCCGGTGCGCGGCATCGAACAGAAGGGGGAATGGTTTTTCCAGCGGCCGCGTTAACCCAAGAGCCGTCGGTTGAACGCGCTGGGGGTGGTTCTTATGATCCCCATGGAAGAGATGGGGGCGGAATGGGCGGGGTGGTAGACGGTGTTGGAAGTAAGCTGATTTTCAAGATTTCTCGGCGTTGGGCCTAGGGGTCCCCCCCCTCCCCCTCTGGGCCCACGGGACCGCTAGGATTCGTACCTGGCGGTCCCTCTTTCCGGAGCGCCCCGGGCCTCTGTCTCTGAGGCCCGGGGCGTTTCCCTTTTCGGGGCCTGGATCCGCCCCTTCGTCGAGCCCTGGAGCCACCGCTCGGGCCACGACTCACACCGGTTCCCCTGCTTTCACGGATTCCATGCACCCGAGATGCTTCCACACGGAGCAGAAATGGTCCGGCATGTCACACCTATCGCTTATCGAGAGGAATGACTGAAACCGTTGACCGGCTAGGGCGTCTGTCGGATAACCCCGCCGGTGTGTCTCAGGTCGTCACCTCGCATCCGCTCCGGAGACTCGGTATGGCAGGCACCGACAAGCGCAAGCAATCCCTGTACTTCCCCGAAGAGATGTTGAAGGAGATCCAGGAGGAGGCGAACCGACAGGACCGCTCTCTGTCGTGGGTCGTTCAGCAGGCATGGAAGATCGCCCGCGAGCGCATCAAGGCGTTCCCGGCCGTCAATGACGTCACCGGCGACGAGCGCCAGGATCCTCGTGAGGAGT from Hyalangium gracile includes these protein-coding regions:
- the tilS gene encoding tRNA lysidine(34) synthetase TilS; translated protein: MITSTLVAAYRHFGLAGRSVLLAVSGGADSSALLVGTALVRAQLGLSVEVATLDHGLRPEAADEVRAVERLAALHSLPCHVRQLHLRPGTSMEVRARQARYEALEELRSERGLMAVATAHTANDQAETLLMRLARGTALRGAAGILPRRGTFVRPLLELTREQIEAFLQEQGTGFVTDPMNADVRLFRTRIRQEVLPTLTRAAGFPVVERLASFARLAAEDEALLDGMAESAWQRLLLEGGALDAVGLRALEPPLRRRVLARLLVQEGVAVDDATLRRASEAVERGGSATLSRGLQLRSSGGLVRCVRPRAAVRGSLSLEGEGTTGVLEGTGWSFRLGGSQATPGALHLALPAQTRWPLTVRTRNPGDRIRGPRGSRKLQDVFVDLRVPAERRDLQPVVTDAEGQVLWVPGLWTPPEAGAAVAGPSLWAIPPSPSNRGSGSL
- a CDS encoding TIGR04563 family protein; its protein translation is MAGTDKRKQSLYFPEEMLKEIQEEANRQDRSLSWVVQQAWKIARERIKAFPAVNDVTGDERQDPREE